In Acetonema longum DSM 6540, a single genomic region encodes these proteins:
- a CDS encoding IS110 family transposase: protein MNRLFIGIDVGSRDNAVYIMLPDGSKHSSFAVQNNLGGAQILSQRVVAALTEKNLPAVVIGMEATSVYGNNLLCFLREDGALGRFERKLHVLNPKQVKKFKDAYLDLPKNDLVDAFVIADHLRFGRITAPVYMEDYRYKALQNL from the coding sequence GTGAATCGATTATTCATTGGCATTGATGTAGGCAGTCGCGATAACGCGGTATACATCATGCTGCCAGACGGCTCCAAGCATAGTTCCTTTGCGGTGCAAAACAACCTCGGCGGGGCGCAGATCCTCTCCCAGCGAGTGGTAGCCGCCTTGACGGAAAAGAACCTGCCCGCCGTCGTGATTGGCATGGAAGCGACTTCGGTTTACGGCAATAATCTGCTGTGTTTTTTGCGCGAAGACGGCGCTCTGGGGCGGTTTGAGCGCAAATTACATGTGCTCAATCCCAAGCAGGTCAAAAAGTTTAAGGACGCCTATTTGGATTTACCCAAGAACGATCTCGTAGATGCCTTCGTCATCGCCGACCATCTCCGCTTCGGCCGGATCACCGCCCCGGTCTACATGGAGGATTACCGCTACAAAGCCCTGCAAAACCTAA